The following proteins come from a genomic window of Acidobacteriota bacterium:
- a CDS encoding DUF3473 domain-containing protein: MAGSKPSWLTMNRRVHAMTVDVEEHFQVSAFEGYVRRDQWEQQPSRVVNNTRRLLDLFDTLKLHGTFFVLGWVAERQPSLVREIADRGHEIGCHGYSHRLIYDQRRDEFRDELLRAKTLLEDQSGQRVVGHRAASFSIGRRNLWALDELVDAGFEYDSSLFPVRHDRYGVPGAPRSIYRLTTPHGGSLIEVPPSTVALGRWTLPVAGGGYLRLYPQAITDWAIRRIAGEQCAAVVYVHPWEVDPEQPRVSGLPVLRRFRHYVNIDTTERKLQNLAGRHRFGSMRDLISMSGPLPAVSLH; this comes from the coding sequence ATGGCTGGATCAAAACCGAGTTGGTTGACGATGAATCGCCGGGTTCATGCGATGACAGTCGACGTCGAAGAGCACTTTCAAGTCTCGGCGTTTGAAGGATACGTTCGTCGCGATCAATGGGAGCAGCAGCCGTCTCGCGTCGTGAACAACACTCGGCGATTACTTGATCTATTCGACACCTTGAAGCTTCACGGGACGTTTTTTGTGCTGGGTTGGGTGGCCGAACGACAGCCGTCGTTGGTTCGCGAGATTGCTGATCGTGGTCATGAGATCGGCTGCCACGGCTACAGCCATCGATTGATCTACGACCAGCGTCGTGATGAATTTCGTGACGAATTGCTCCGGGCCAAGACTCTCCTTGAAGACCAGAGCGGACAACGGGTCGTGGGGCATCGTGCCGCGTCATTCTCCATCGGTCGCCGCAATCTGTGGGCGCTTGACGAATTGGTTGATGCCGGCTTCGAGTATGACTCTAGCCTGTTCCCCGTTCGTCACGATCGTTATGGAGTGCCGGGAGCGCCACGGAGTATCTATCGTTTAACAACGCCGCATGGCGGCAGCCTGATCGAGGTTCCGCCGTCCACCGTCGCCCTGGGCCGCTGGACTTTGCCAGTTGCCGGGGGTGGTTACCTGAGACTCTATCCGCAGGCCATTACGGACTGGGCGATCCGTAGAATCGCCGGCGAGCAATGCGCTGCGGTGGTTTACGTTCATCCCTGGGAGGTTGACCCCGAGCAGCCGAGGGTTAGTGGATTGCCGGTGCTGCGGCGATTTCGTCACTACGTCAACATCGACACGACCGAACGCAAGCTTCAAAACCTGGCGGGACGTCACCGTTTCGGATCGATGCGTGATCTGATCTCGATGAGCGGACCTCTGCCCGCAGTGTCGCTGCACTGA
- a CDS encoding YbaB/EbfC family nucleoid-associated protein has product MNLGKMMKDLQAMQTRLQTEIETLEVEGAAGGGMVTASVNGKKELLTLKISRDAIDPSEPDLLEDLVVAAVNEAGRKVDDEVASLTRGMAPGLNLPGMG; this is encoded by the coding sequence ATGAATCTTGGAAAAATGATGAAGGATCTGCAAGCGATGCAGACACGCTTACAGACGGAGATCGAAACTCTCGAGGTCGAGGGGGCCGCAGGCGGTGGCATGGTCACCGCAAGCGTGAACGGTAAGAAAGAACTGTTGACCCTGAAGATCTCACGGGACGCCATCGATCCTTCCGAACCGGACCTCCTCGAAGATCTGGTGGTGGCCGCCGTCAACGAGGCGGGCCGCAAGGTCGACGACGAAGTCGCATCGCTGACCCGTGGCATGGCCCCCGGTCTCAATCTGCCCGGGATGGGCTAG
- a CDS encoding TIGR03013 family PEP-CTERM/XrtA system glycosyltransferase: protein MVPTRLTRPRYLVYLAIEGLMLVGLLYLAQLATLLLTTGLQPTRPAFDGAIVGGVFALMLPASQWGSLEDSASLRREITLLALIPLFPIGIYLAYLWVSGSDLRSLTVVLLLEGLILVPPFVACWRWFSERYDILNARRVNVLIVGTGETAREVCRWIGSHHRSGHAVVGFADEDESRLGTVLAMGVRIQTDYESIARFAYHRADRAIVALDEKRGKLPVRQLMELRLLGIDVEEATTFFERISGKIAIETMLPSWLIFSDGFKTSILRSALKRVADLLLATVLLILTAPLMLLAASAVLLTMGLPVRYQQERLGRDGTSFRVQKFRSMRRDAEAETGPTWSQRNDPRITPVGNILRKLRIDELPQLFNVLKGEMSFVGPRPERAHFVRQLEERIPYYGLRQTVRPGITGWAQVEYGYGSTDDDAKEKLKYDLYYIKNNNLLFDLWIVLKTVKVVLLGAGR from the coding sequence ATGGTACCCACTCGATTAACCCGTCCTCGCTACCTTGTCTATCTCGCGATCGAGGGGCTGATGCTTGTGGGACTGCTCTATCTCGCGCAGCTTGCCACACTGTTACTGACCACCGGTCTTCAGCCGACTCGGCCGGCCTTCGACGGCGCGATTGTGGGTGGCGTATTCGCGTTGATGCTGCCGGCCAGCCAGTGGGGTAGCCTGGAGGACAGCGCCAGTCTGCGGCGCGAGATCACGCTACTCGCATTGATCCCGCTTTTCCCGATCGGGATCTACCTGGCCTACCTCTGGGTCAGCGGCTCCGATCTTCGGTCCCTCACAGTCGTCCTGCTATTAGAAGGCTTGATCCTGGTTCCGCCCTTTGTCGCTTGTTGGCGCTGGTTCTCCGAGCGATACGACATTCTTAACGCTCGCAGGGTTAACGTGCTGATTGTCGGAACGGGGGAGACCGCCCGAGAGGTCTGTCGATGGATCGGTAGTCACCACCGTTCCGGTCACGCCGTTGTCGGCTTTGCCGACGAAGACGAATCAAGACTTGGAACCGTTTTGGCTATGGGCGTCCGAATCCAGACCGACTACGAGTCCATCGCCAGATTCGCCTACCACCGCGCGGATCGGGCAATCGTCGCTCTCGACGAGAAGCGGGGGAAGCTACCCGTGCGCCAGTTGATGGAGTTGCGTCTTCTGGGCATCGACGTTGAGGAGGCCACCACGTTCTTCGAGCGGATCAGTGGCAAGATCGCCATCGAGACCATGCTCCCTTCGTGGTTGATCTTCTCCGATGGGTTCAAGACCTCGATACTCCGCTCGGCCCTGAAACGCGTGGCGGACCTGCTCCTAGCGACCGTGCTGCTGATTCTCACCGCCCCCTTGATGCTGTTGGCGGCGAGTGCAGTGCTACTGACGATGGGACTCCCCGTTCGGTACCAACAGGAGCGTCTCGGCCGCGACGGCACAAGCTTCAGGGTCCAGAAGTTCCGTTCGATGCGGCGGGACGCAGAGGCGGAGACGGGACCGACCTGGTCCCAACGCAACGACCCGCGGATTACGCCTGTGGGCAACATTCTGCGGAAGCTCCGCATCGACGAACTCCCACAACTCTTCAACGTGCTCAAGGGCGAGATGAGTTTCGTTGGGCCGCGCCCCGAGCGAGCCCATTTCGTCCGGCAACTGGAAGAACGCATCCCGTACTACGGGCTACGGCAGACGGTGCGACCCGGAATTACGGGTTGGGCCCAGGTCGAATACGGTTACGGGTCAACCGACGATGACGCCAAGGAAAAGCTGAAATACGACCTTTACTACATCAAGAACAACAACCTGCTGTTCGATCTGTGGATCGTCCTGAAGACGGTGAAGGTCGTACTGTTGGGAGCCGGCAGATGA
- the tadA gene encoding tRNA adenosine(34) deaminase TadA: MIDDSRFMRLAIEQARLARDAGEVPVGAVVTRGSEILAAAHNLPISSLDPSAHAEILALRQAGGRVGNYRLVGTTLYCTVEPCLMCLGASIHARIDRLVYGATDPKVSSLAGLERLRNEGAVLNHQFEVRGGVLAEEIAVIMKDFFRQRRQESSE, from the coding sequence ATGATCGACGATTCGCGGTTCATGCGGCTTGCGATCGAGCAGGCCAGGCTGGCCCGTGACGCCGGTGAGGTGCCGGTGGGAGCGGTGGTCACCCGGGGATCGGAGATCCTCGCGGCGGCTCACAATCTCCCCATCAGCAGCCTCGACCCATCGGCGCATGCGGAGATCCTCGCGCTGCGCCAGGCAGGCGGTCGAGTCGGAAACTACCGACTGGTCGGCACCACCTTGTACTGTACGGTGGAGCCGTGCCTGATGTGTCTGGGTGCGTCGATCCATGCTCGGATCGATCGCCTGGTCTACGGCGCCACCGACCCGAAGGTGTCGTCGCTGGCCGGTTTGGAGCGTCTGAGAAATGAAGGTGCGGTCCTGAACCACCAGTTCGAGGTCCGTGGCGGCGTACTCGCTGAAGAGATCGCCGTCATCATGAAGGACTTCTTCCGACAGCGTCGGCAGGAGTCGTCCGAGTAA
- a CDS encoding polysaccharide biosynthesis/export family protein — protein MRVLTRLWFVAMALCAGGIVVTTASAADTPASGSNRSDFQVGIEDVLRIFVYEEPDLSLSVRVRPDGKITVPLINDLHVAGRTPEEIRLQILERLKEFITVPVVTVIVEQINSYRVFFLGEINAQGARQFYSPTRILQGIATAGGLSEFANKKIVLVRERNGGEVRIPVDYKKLVAGDAAQENLFLQPDDMLLFY, from the coding sequence ATGAGGGTACTTACCCGCCTCTGGTTCGTTGCAATGGCACTCTGCGCAGGGGGAATCGTCGTGACGACGGCTTCCGCCGCCGACACTCCAGCGAGTGGATCCAACCGGTCGGACTTCCAGGTCGGTATCGAGGATGTTCTGCGTATCTTCGTCTACGAAGAACCGGACCTCTCGTTAAGCGTCCGGGTTCGTCCGGACGGGAAGATCACCGTACCGCTCATCAATGATCTCCATGTTGCCGGAAGGACACCGGAAGAGATCCGTTTGCAGATACTGGAGCGGCTGAAGGAGTTCATCACGGTCCCGGTCGTCACGGTCATCGTGGAACAGATCAACAGTTACCGCGTCTTTTTTCTCGGCGAGATCAACGCTCAGGGCGCGCGTCAGTTCTACAGCCCGACCCGAATTCTGCAGGGAATAGCGACTGCCGGCGGGTTATCCGAGTTTGCCAACAAGAAGATCGTTCTCGTCCGCGAGCGGAACGGGGGCGAGGTTCGCATACCTGTTGATTACAAGAAACTCGTGGCTGGGGATGCGGCGCAAGAAAACCTATTTCTTCAGCCGGATGACATGTTGCTCTTCTACTAG
- the yvcK gene encoding uridine diphosphate-N-acetylglucosamine-binding protein YvcK: protein MELPSRVVALGGGTGLPLVLRGLREVLGASGRDTITAVVTMSDDGGSSGRLRRSRGLPPPGDVRNCLVALSEAEDLLAGLFQHRYEGVAELGGHSLGNLILAALAEQTGSFLKAVEVSSEVLRTTGRILPATLDEVILEAEIAGGFDIIGESAIGECPKPIRRVRLNPSSARATPGVLDAIVASDLIVLGPGSLFTSILPNLLIDGMVDAIRASSAPCVLVGNLVSEHGEAAGLGLTDHLDIIHRHVGGTIVDILLCHDGEIDPSTRERYREEGAVPLAAPESDHDGVQIVRRMLASATRKLRHDSCCTAEGLLDAWRALRNPREWGQTNE, encoded by the coding sequence ATGGAGCTTCCTTCTCGAGTTGTCGCGCTCGGAGGAGGAACCGGCTTACCTCTCGTTCTCCGTGGGTTGCGGGAGGTCCTCGGTGCTTCCGGTCGCGATACCATTACCGCCGTCGTAACCATGAGCGACGACGGCGGCAGTTCAGGCCGGTTGAGGCGATCCAGGGGGTTGCCGCCTCCCGGCGACGTCAGGAATTGTCTTGTCGCGCTATCCGAGGCAGAGGACCTGCTGGCGGGACTCTTCCAGCATCGCTACGAGGGGGTCGCCGAGCTGGGTGGGCATAGTCTCGGCAACCTGATCCTCGCGGCATTGGCAGAGCAGACAGGTAGTTTTCTGAAGGCGGTCGAGGTTTCAAGCGAAGTGCTTCGCACGACCGGCCGCATCCTGCCCGCGACTCTCGACGAGGTGATCCTGGAGGCGGAGATCGCCGGTGGCTTCGATATCATCGGAGAGTCGGCGATCGGCGAATGTCCGAAACCGATCCGTCGCGTGCGTCTAAACCCGTCCAGCGCGCGCGCGACTCCGGGTGTTCTCGACGCGATTGTTGCCTCGGACCTCATCGTTCTGGGGCCTGGAAGCCTCTTCACGAGCATCCTCCCGAACCTGTTGATCGATGGAATGGTCGACGCGATTCGCGCGTCGTCGGCCCCGTGTGTGCTGGTTGGCAATCTTGTGAGTGAACATGGTGAGGCTGCCGGATTGGGTCTGACGGACCATCTCGACATCATTCATCGGCATGTTGGGGGAACGATCGTCGACATACTGCTTTGCCACGATGGGGAGATTGACCCGTCCACGCGAGAGCGTTATCGCGAGGAAGGGGCAGTACCTCTCGCGGCGCCCGAGAGCGATCACGACGGTGTTCAAATTGTCCGTCGCATGCTCGCAAGTGCAACCCGCAAATTACGCCACGATTCTTGCTGTACAGCAGAAGGACTGCTGGATGCCTGGCGTGCGCTCCGCAACCCGCGCGAATGGGGTCAAACCAATGAGTGA
- a CDS encoding CpsD/CapB family tyrosine-protein kinase produces the protein MVKLIKRKLAVDEEIVMLSQPRSLASERFRRLKTMLVNDPEESPQVIVVTSGAANEGKSLVSINLALAFAADTEGETLLIDADLRRPTVDRRLSPEPKLGLHELLTGRTVTEHTLIELQNTPLRILPAGGRTSDPVELLASEMAKKLITSLRERFTRIIIDTPPIVPFTDADVVGSYADGILVVARAGRTRRAMLQQAIQSATSTRVIGAVLNDATYSLADREGYYHDREYYRYYDRGGK, from the coding sequence ATGGTGAAGCTGATCAAGCGCAAACTGGCCGTGGATGAAGAGATCGTCATGCTGTCGCAGCCGCGGTCGCTGGCCTCGGAGCGTTTCCGTCGATTGAAGACGATGCTCGTTAACGACCCCGAGGAGTCGCCCCAGGTGATTGTCGTCACGAGTGGCGCAGCCAATGAAGGGAAGTCCCTCGTATCGATTAACCTTGCGTTGGCTTTTGCCGCCGATACCGAGGGCGAAACTCTTCTGATTGACGCCGATCTACGCCGCCCGACCGTCGACCGACGCTTGTCGCCCGAACCCAAACTGGGTCTGCACGAGCTTCTGACGGGAAGAACCGTGACGGAACATACGCTCATCGAGCTTCAGAACACGCCACTGAGAATCTTGCCGGCCGGTGGCCGCACCAGCGATCCGGTCGAACTGTTGGCGTCTGAGATGGCAAAGAAGCTGATCACGAGCCTGCGCGAACGCTTCACCCGAATCATCATCGATACTCCGCCGATCGTGCCATTCACCGACGCCGACGTGGTCGGGTCCTACGCGGACGGAATCCTGGTTGTTGCTCGAGCGGGTCGGACTCGCCGCGCGATGCTACAGCAGGCGATTCAGTCGGCAACCTCGACTCGCGTTATTGGGGCGGTACTGAACGACGCGACCTATAGCCTCGCGGATCGTGAGGGTTACTACCACGATCGCGAGTACTATCGCTATTACGACAGGGGCGGCAAGTGA
- a CDS encoding PqqD family protein, whose translation MVSVQPRKNDRFQCKDLGDEFLAYDSEQDEIHVLNGTARDIYLLCDGQTEIDAIASSLCEKYGVESRRALTDIEKVLEDMLRLGLLTVDSQV comes from the coding sequence ATGGTCAGTGTACAGCCTCGCAAGAACGACCGATTCCAGTGTAAGGATCTCGGCGACGAATTCCTGGCCTACGATTCGGAGCAGGACGAGATCCACGTCCTGAACGGAACCGCCCGGGACATCTATCTGCTCTGTGACGGCCAGACAGAAATCGACGCCATCGCATCGTCACTCTGCGAAAAGTACGGAGTCGAGAGCCGGAGGGCCCTTACCGATATCGAGAAGGTCCTGGAAGACATGTTGCGTCTCGGACTGCTGACCGTCGACTCGCAGGTCTAG
- a CDS encoding response regulator has translation MVSENDNGRRFFTTSEVAQYCAVTNDGVLKWIKSNKLRAFSTPGGHYRVSAEDFRAFLEKFDIPVDESFFRGTPKERTVLIVDDEPNIREIVHRLLKELDADLKVEEAADGYEAGIKIGSLEPDLVIMDVMMPRVDGISLCKSIRENPRFSRVKVLAITAFPEQDNVKKMYDAGADLCLIKPLQFEHFRLEVIRLLNEAERGQTAASR, from the coding sequence ATGGTCAGCGAGAACGATAACGGACGCCGCTTTTTCACCACGTCCGAGGTCGCGCAGTATTGCGCCGTGACCAACGACGGCGTCCTCAAATGGATCAAATCCAACAAGCTGCGGGCGTTTTCGACACCAGGGGGACACTACCGGGTCTCCGCCGAGGACTTCCGTGCCTTCCTGGAGAAATTCGACATCCCCGTGGACGAGTCGTTCTTCCGTGGAACCCCCAAGGAGCGGACCGTTCTTATCGTGGACGACGAGCCGAATATCCGCGAGATCGTGCACCGTCTGCTCAAGGAACTGGATGCGGACCTGAAAGTCGAGGAGGCCGCCGACGGTTATGAGGCCGGGATCAAGATCGGTAGCCTCGAACCGGATCTGGTCATCATGGATGTGATGATGCCGCGCGTGGACGGGATCTCGCTCTGCAAGTCCATCCGCGAGAACCCCCGGTTCTCCCGAGTCAAGGTTCTTGCGATCACCGCATTCCCCGAGCAGGACAACGTCAAGAAGATGTACGACGCAGGCGCCGACCTATGTCTGATCAAGCCGTTGCAGTTCGAGCACTTCCGCCTGGAGGTGATTCGGCTCCTGAACGAGGCCGAACGGGGGCAGACCGCCGCGTCGCGCTAG
- a CDS encoding helix-turn-helix domain-containing protein, which translates to MSESSRRTDDEILTSREAMALLKIGRTKLWQLTRDSSVPAYRLGHGPGAVLRYKRSELIAWLDQNRVG; encoded by the coding sequence ATGAGTGAGTCGAGTCGCCGAACCGATGACGAAATACTGACCTCTCGTGAGGCAATGGCGCTCCTGAAGATCGGGCGGACGAAGCTGTGGCAGCTGACGCGCGACAGCTCGGTTCCAGCCTATCGACTTGGGCATGGACCCGGGGCGGTGCTGCGTTACAAGCGGTCCGAGCTGATCGCATGGCTGGATCAAAACCGAGTTGGTTGA
- the recR gene encoding recombination mediator RecR — protein sequence MANLAFPIERVIEELSKLPSVGRKTAQRLAFHLLRAPVEDALALSTTIRELRERIRDCERCFNLAEDPLCPICADPGRDAGLLCIVEGPTNILAFERTSAFRGLYHVLGGALSPLRDIGPEQLHIQPLIDRLESESIREVVLATNPNVEGEATAVYLARLLASREIVVSRLAQGLPAGSELEYTDDLTLRRAFEGRNRF from the coding sequence GTGGCGAATCTGGCGTTCCCGATCGAACGGGTCATCGAAGAGCTCAGCAAGCTGCCGAGTGTGGGGCGCAAGACGGCCCAGCGTCTGGCGTTTCACCTCCTGAGGGCACCGGTGGAGGATGCGCTGGCCCTCTCGACCACCATTCGGGAGCTTCGCGAGCGGATCCGTGACTGCGAACGTTGTTTCAACCTCGCCGAGGATCCGCTCTGCCCGATCTGTGCCGACCCCGGTCGGGACGCCGGCCTCCTCTGCATCGTCGAGGGTCCCACCAACATCCTGGCATTCGAACGGACCTCCGCCTTCCGAGGTCTCTACCATGTCCTCGGTGGGGCGCTCAGCCCGCTACGAGACATCGGTCCCGAGCAACTTCATATCCAGCCGCTCATCGATCGGCTCGAGTCCGAGTCCATCCGTGAAGTCGTTCTGGCGACCAACCCCAACGTCGAGGGCGAGGCGACGGCGGTCTATCTGGCCCGTCTTCTGGCTTCTCGTGAAATCGTTGTCTCTCGGCTGGCGCAGGGGCTCCCTGCGGGCAGCGAACTGGAGTACACCGACGATCTGACCCTCCGCCGGGCCTTCGAGGGGCGAAACCGGTTCTAG
- the dnaX gene encoding DNA polymerase III subunit gamma/tau, protein MLARKWRPQTFDEIVGQTAITQTLANAIRLDRLAHAYVFSGLRGTGKTTAARILAKCLNCESGPNSTPCGTCAPCQEIADSRCMDVLELDAASRTSVDNIRELQEVISFAPARDRYKILIIDEAHMLSKAAFNALLKTLEEPPPNVLFILATTEIQKVLPTILSRCQVFEFRRVDVREMVGHLRRICEAEKVTISDAALDRIARAGEGSVRDSLSTLEQVLAFCGTEIDDDALLRILGGVRSAVLTDLTRGLAQRDGAAMLAVLDGLVDEGHDLLHFWGEWIATLRDLLLMRTLDDATPLLSRAADEAAALLEAADGLSIDDLNRSFQIVADLEHGLKTSSRPRFLFEAALIRLAGLGSVRPIEEVLASLETGAIGGSPQRPTPPPARASAPGSPPRREPEKKKPVAVRPLNEATLLQAIRDERPAVGAMLAQGATLRLEEGVARVEFAGPTALAGRLGSAETTDWIAGMCERRFGASLKWRVTSSAAAGDAAPATETSTPTAPLPRADPTPTSDEPSREELIQTAKKEPAVHKLLREFGAQIVDIRPLEESPTYLEESGIDETEETR, encoded by the coding sequence GTGCTAGCCCGGAAATGGCGACCGCAGACGTTCGACGAGATCGTCGGTCAGACGGCGATCACCCAGACCCTCGCCAACGCGATCCGACTCGACCGACTGGCCCACGCCTACGTCTTCTCCGGTCTACGAGGAACGGGCAAGACGACGGCCGCTCGAATTCTGGCCAAGTGCCTCAACTGCGAAAGCGGACCCAACAGCACTCCGTGTGGGACCTGTGCACCCTGTCAGGAGATCGCCGACAGCCGCTGCATGGACGTGCTGGAACTGGACGCCGCCAGCCGGACCTCCGTCGACAACATTCGCGAACTTCAGGAAGTGATCTCGTTCGCGCCTGCCCGCGATCGCTACAAGATCCTCATCATCGACGAGGCGCACATGCTGTCGAAGGCGGCGTTCAACGCGCTGCTCAAGACCCTGGAAGAACCGCCTCCCAACGTGCTTTTCATCCTCGCCACGACCGAGATCCAGAAGGTCCTACCGACGATCCTCTCGCGCTGCCAGGTATTCGAATTTCGACGTGTCGACGTCCGGGAGATGGTCGGACATCTCCGACGGATCTGCGAGGCCGAGAAGGTCACGATCTCCGATGCCGCGCTCGACCGGATCGCCCGCGCGGGCGAAGGGTCCGTACGGGACTCGCTTTCCACCCTAGAGCAGGTTCTCGCGTTTTGCGGAACGGAGATCGACGACGATGCGCTGCTGCGAATCCTTGGCGGGGTTCGCTCGGCCGTCTTGACGGATCTGACTCGCGGACTTGCGCAACGCGACGGTGCCGCCATGCTTGCGGTGCTCGACGGGCTGGTCGATGAGGGTCACGACCTTCTTCATTTTTGGGGCGAGTGGATCGCCACGCTACGAGATCTCCTGCTGATGCGCACGCTGGATGACGCAACGCCGTTACTGAGCCGCGCCGCGGACGAGGCTGCAGCACTCCTTGAGGCCGCCGACGGATTATCGATCGACGACCTCAACCGTAGTTTTCAGATCGTCGCCGACCTCGAGCACGGCCTCAAGACATCATCAAGGCCGCGATTCCTCTTCGAGGCGGCGCTCATTCGACTGGCCGGTCTTGGCTCGGTTCGACCGATCGAGGAGGTGTTGGCGTCCCTCGAGACCGGCGCAATCGGTGGCTCTCCCCAACGCCCCACACCGCCCCCGGCACGCGCCTCAGCCCCCGGCAGCCCGCCAAGACGGGAGCCGGAAAAAAAAAAGCCCGTAGCCGTCCGGCCACTGAATGAGGCGACCCTTCTGCAGGCGATTCGTGACGAACGACCGGCAGTCGGGGCGATGCTTGCGCAAGGCGCAACACTCCGGCTCGAGGAGGGCGTTGCCCGAGTCGAGTTCGCCGGCCCGACGGCGCTGGCGGGGCGTCTGGGCAGTGCCGAGACCACCGACTGGATTGCCGGGATGTGTGAACGCCGATTCGGCGCGTCCCTCAAATGGCGGGTTACATCGTCCGCCGCTGCCGGAGACGCGGCACCTGCGACTGAAACGTCGACCCCAACGGCTCCCTTGCCGAGAGCGGATCCCACGCCGACCTCGGACGAACCCTCCCGCGAGGAACTGATCCAGACCGCAAAGAAGGAGCCGGCCGTCCACAAACTGCTACGTGAATTTGGAGCACAGATCGTCGACATCCGCCCTCTCGAGGAATCGCCTACGTACCTCGAAGAGAGTGGAATCGACGAGACGGAGGAGACCCGATGA